The Tenrec ecaudatus isolate mTenEca1 chromosome 14, mTenEca1.hap1, whole genome shotgun sequence genome contains a region encoding:
- the DNAAF2 gene encoding protein kintoun, which yields MAKANAASALEDLDLSGDEVQRLTSAFQDPEFRRLFADYTRELSDPAQRRRYEEEITALERERGVEVRFVHPEPGRVLRTSLDGARRCYVNVCSNALVGAPSSRPDARGAAPGHRWSLPHSLSPGREYAGRRGTRYTVYDVVFHPDALALARRHERFGHMLDATALEAVEKQFGVKLDRRNAKPLKIKYKGTPEAAVLRTPLPGGAPARAEEPEGPLAHFPYPYPYPAAAPPPAAPPPEACPAPRAEPRPAPTEPRHSVVQRHHVDLQDYRCSRDSAPSPVPRELVVTIELPLLRSAEQAALEVTGKLLCLDSRRPDYRLRLSLPYPVDDSHGKAQFNKARRQLVVTLPVVPPAARPALPAAPEGAAEPCGTAGAACVPALPGEAGLARRAEDRDSGPRRAGAARSEAGSPPRGAQELAPKPEEPDSGRHVGAPLHGSGGAACVSARDLDASPCAERGGAGGGGPRAETRAEREGAGAMGGPRAESAEPLCPPLQCNQDEDALILLVPVPQILPQSLQGDLSPLRYKLCFSTQNFVHYSFSLQCAPENKLSSKEPAISISSNNAVIELAKSPESRGHWRKWYYGLNNDTLEEKMFVNEENVNEFLDEVPSSPFKQALPLVPPLIEVLQITDNNIQIHAKLQDQPHVQEGVNEESCLAEEGNTEHLTTATAEKEHTLRSARLFNSSLTAKDVLGAESCGSVAFLQQESLDVSQELPGKSQQTESKIEPEFIKEKCAGYSKEPKLTEEKELNVDHLSSVQHNTTVHHSPAFESIKETNMQDGSVQIIKDHVTHCAFSFQNSLLYDLD from the exons ATGGCCAAGGCCAACGCCGCCTCGGCGCTGGAGGACTTGGACCTCAGCGGCGACGAGGTGCAGCGGCTCACTTCGGCCTTCCAGGACCCGGAGTTCCGGCGGCTGTTCGCGGACTACACGCGGGAGCTCAGCGACCCGGCGCAGCGGCGGCGCTACGAGGAGGAGATCACGGCGCTGGAGCGGGAGCGCGGGGTGGAGGTCCGCTTCGTGCACCCGGAGCCGGGCCGCGTCCTGCGCACCAGCCTGGACGGCGCGCGGCGCTGCTACGTGAACGTGTGCAGCAACGCGCTGGTGGGCGCTCCCAGCAGCCGGCCCGACGCCCGGGGCGCGGCGCCGGGCCACCGCTGGTCGCTGCCGCACAGCCTGTCGCCCGGCCGCGAGTATGCGGGCCGCCGGGGCACCCGCTACACGGTCTACGACGTGGTTTTCCACCCGGACGCGCTCGCCCTCGCCCGGCGCCACGAGCGCTTCGGCCACATGCTGGACGCCACGGCCCTGGAGGCCGTCGAGAAACAGTTCGGTGTAAAGCTGGACCGCAGGAATGCCAAGCCCCTGAAGATCAAGTACAAGGGGACCCCGGAGGCCGCCGTGCTCCGCACCCCGCTGCCTGGGGGCGCCCCGGCGCGGGCCGAGGAGCCCGAGGGCCCGCTGGCCCATTTCCCCTACCCCTACCCGTACCCGGCggccgccccgcccccggccgcCCCGCCCCCCGAGGCCTGCCCCGCCCCGCGCGCGGAGCCGCGCCCCGCCCCCACGGAGCCTCGCCACAGCGTGGTGCAGCGCCACCACGTGGACCTGCAGGACTACCGCTGCTCGCGCGACTCGGCCCCGAGCCCCGTGCCCCGCGAGCTGGTGGTCACCATCGAGCTGCCGCTGCTGCGTTCGGCCGAGCAGGCGGCGCTGGAGGTGACCGGGAAGCTGCTGTGCCTCGACTCCCGGAGGCCCGACTACCGGCTGCGGCTCTCGCTCCCGTACCCGGTGGACGACAGCCACGGCAAGGCGCAATTTAATAAGGCCCGGCGGCAGCTGGTGGTCACGCTGCCCGTGGTCCCGCCGGCGGCGCGGCCGGCGCTCCCCGCGGCGCCGGAAGGCGCGGCCGAACCGTGCGGAACTGCCGGCGCGGCCTGCGTCCCCGCGCTGCCGGGGGAGGCGGGCCTGGCTAGGCGCGCCGAGGACCGAGACTCGGGTCCCCGCAGAGCCGGGGCTGCGCGCTCCGAGGCGGGCTCCCCCCCGCGCGGCGCCCAGGAGCTGGCCCCCAAACCGGAAGAGCCGGACTCCGGGCGGCACGTGGGCGCGCCGCTGCACGGCAGCGGAGGCGCGGCGTGCGTTTCAGCCCGGGACCTGGACGCGAGCCCCTGTGCGGAAAGAGGGGGCGCGGGCGGCGGAGGTCCGAGAGCGGAGACCCGCGCCGAGCGAGAAGGCGCCGGAGCCATGGGAGGTCCCAGGGCCGAGAGTGCGGAACCGCTGTGCCCGCCTTTGCAATGTAATCAAGACGAAGACGCCCTGATCCTGCTGGTTCCAGTGCCCCAGATCCTGCCGCAGAGTCTGCAAGGGGATTTGAGCCCCCTCCGGTACAAACTGTGCTTCTCCACTCAGAACTTTGTTCATTATTCCTTCTCTCTGCAGTGTGCTCCAGAGAATAAATTAAGTAGCAAAGAACCAGCGATTAGTATTTCTTCAAACAATGCTGTGATAGAACTGGCCAAATCTCCAGAGAGTCGTGGACATTGGAGAAAGTGGTATTATGGTTTGAACAACGATACTTTGGAG GAAAAGATGTTTGTCAATGAAGAAAATGTTAATGAGTTTCTTGATGAGGTCCCGAGCTCTCCATTCAAGCAGGCACTACCCCTAGTTCCACCACTAATTGAAGTTCTTCAAATTACTGATAATAATATTCAAATTCATGCAAAG TTGCAAGATCAGCCTCATGTACAGGAAGGAGTCAATGAGGAAAGTTGTTTGGCTGAAGAAGGAAACACAGAACATCTTACCACTGCTACAGCTGAAAAAGAACATACACTGCGAAGTGCCAGATTGTTCAATTCATCTCTCACAGCAAAGGATGTGCTAGGAGCCGAGAGTTGTGGTTCAGTTGCCTTCCTGCAACAAGAGTCTCTTGATGTTTCTCAAGAGCTACCTGGAAAATCTCAGCAAACCGAGTCAAAAATAGAACCTGAATTTATAAAAGAGAAATGTGCTGGTTACTCAAAGGAACCCaaattaactgaagaaaaagagTTAAATGTAGATCACCTTTCTTCAGTACAGCACAACACTACAGTTCACCATAGCCCTGCTTTTGAAAGCATAAAAGAAACCAATATGCAGGATGGCAGTGTGCAAATTATTAAAGATCATGTGACTCATTGTGCATTCAGCTTTCAGAATTCATTGCTATATGACTTAGATTGA
- the MGAT2 gene encoding alpha-1,6-mannosyl-glycoprotein 2-beta-N-acetylglucosaminyltransferase, with the protein MRFRIYKRKVLILTFVVAACGFVLWSSNGRQRKNEAPAPPLLQDAELPRVAGSRGGEHPAVSVGIRRVSNDSAAPLLPAVPQPEADNLTLRYRSLVYQLNFDQTLRNVDKAGGWAPRELVLVVQVHNRPEYLRLLLDSLRKARGIDNVLVIFSHDFWSPEINQMIAGVDFCPVLQVFFPFSIQLYPNEFPGSDPRDCPRDLEKNAALKMGCINAEYPDSFGHYREAKFSQTKHHWWWKLHFVWERVKVLRDYTGLILFLEEDHYLAPDFYHVFKKMWKLKQQECPECDVLSLGTYTASRSFYGIADKVDVKTWKSTEHNMGLALTRDAYQKLMECTDTFCTYDDYNWDWTLQYLTVFCLPKFWKVLVPQVPRIFHAGDCGMHHKKTCRPSTQSAQIESLLNNNQQYMFPETLIINERLTMVAASAPRKNGGWGDIRDHELCKSYRRLQ; encoded by the coding sequence ATGAGGTTCCGCATCTACAAGCGGAAGGTGCTGATCCTGACCTTCGTGGTGGCCGCCTGCGGTTTCGTCCTGTGGAGCAGCAATGGGCGACAAAGGAAGAACGAGGCCCCCGCTCCGCCGCTGCTGCAGGACGCCGAACTCCCGCGGGTGGCGGGCAGTCGGGGCGGGGAGCACCCCGCGGTGTCAGTGGGCATCCGCAGGGTCTCCAACGATTCGGCGGCTCCGCTGCTCCCGGCCGTCCCTCAGCCCGAGGCGGACAACCTGACGCTGCGGTACCGGTCTCTGGTGTACCAGCTGAACTTTGACCAGACCCTGAGAAACGTagacaaggctggtggctgggcgCCCCGGGAGCTGGTGCTGGTCGTCCAGGTGCACAACCGGCCCGAGTACCTCCGGCTGCTACTGGACTCCCTTCGGAAAGCCCGTGGCATCGACAACGTCCTCGTCATTTTCAGCCATGACTTCTGGTCCCCAGAGATCAATCAGATGATCGCCGGAGTGGATTTCTGTCCGGTTCTGCAGGTGTTCTTTCCGTTCAGCATCCAGTTGTACCCCAACGAGTTTCCGGGCAGTGACCCCCGAGATTGCCCCAGGGACCTGGAGAAGAACGCAGCTTTGAAGATGGGGTGCATTAACGCTGAGTACCCCGACTCCTTCGGCCATTATCGCGAGGCCAAGTTCTCCCAAACCAAACACCATTGGTGGTGGAAGCTGCATTTTGTGTGGGAAAGGGTCAAAGTGCTTCGAGATTACACCGGCCTGATACTTTTCCTAGAGGAGGATCACTACTTAGCCCCGGACTTTTACCACGTTTTCAAGAAGATGTGGAAGTTGAAGCAGCAAGAGTGCCCTGAGTGTGATGTGCTCTCCCTGGGGACCTACACTGCCAGCCGCAGTTTTTATGGCATTGCTGACAAAGTAGATGTGAAAACATGGAAATCCACAGAGCACAATATGGGTCTAGCCTTGACCCGGGACGCctatcagaaactgatggagtgCACGGACACTTTCTGTACTTACGATGATTATAACTGGGACTGGACTCTTCAATACTTGACTGTATTTTGTCTTCCAAAATTCTGGAAAGTCCTGGTTCCTCAAGTTCCTAGGATTTTTCATGCTGGGGACTGTGGTATGCACCACAAGAAAACCTGTAGGCCATCCACCCAGAGTGCCCAAATTGAGTCGCTCTTAAATAATAACCAACAGTACATGTTTCCAGAAACTCTAATTATCAATGAGAGGCTTACTATGGTAGCTGCTTCCGCACCAAGGAAAAATGGAGGGTGGGGTGATATTAGGGACCACGAACTCTGTAAAAGTTATAGAAGACTGCAGTGA
- the RPL36AL gene encoding ribosomal protein eL42-like has translation MVNVPKTRRTFCKKCGKHQPHKVTQYKKGKDSLYAQGKRRYDRKQSGYGGQTKPIFRKKAKTTKKIVLRLECVEPNCRSKRMLAIKRCKHFELGGDKKRKGQVIQF, from the coding sequence ATGGTCAATGTACCCAAAACCCGAAGAACTTTCTGTAAGAAGTGCGGCAAGCATCAACCTCACAAAGTGACCCAGTATAAGAAGGGCAAGGATTCCCTGTACGCGCAAGGAAAGAGGCGCTACGATCGGAAGCAGAGTGGCTATGGTGGGCAGACAAAGCCAATTTTCCGGAAGAAGGCTAAAACCACAAAGAAGATCGTGCTGAGGCTTGAATGCGTGGAGCCTAACTGCAGGTCCAAGAGGATGCTGGCCATTAAAAGATGCAAGCATTTTGAACTGGGAGGTGATAAGAAGAGAAAGGGCCAAGTGATCCAGTTCTAA